The DNA region GCGTGACCGTCGGCAGGTAGACGTACCGAGCGCCGTCCTCGACGTGCTTGAGCACCTGCTTGTCCTCGAGGATGCGAAGTGTCGCCCGAACCGCCGAGTAACTCGGCGGGTCGCTCATGCGATCGCGGACCTCCGCGGCGGTCGCGCGGCCGACTCCGTAGACGATGTCCATGATCTCGCGCTCGCGACGACTCAGGTCCCGCAATCTCTTCATGGCGTCCCCCGACGTGAGTGCTGATTTCCTAGCAGTGCTGGAAAACTAGCATCACGCTTCGCGGCCGGTCAACCGGAAACTTTCGCGACGCTCCGGGGCGGCCCTAGGTGCTCCAGTGGCTGGCTTCCTCGGGCGCTTCCGGGAACATGATGCGCACGAGGTCCTCGCCAGGCACGCTCTCGATCACCCCGGCGGAGCCGATCACCTCCACCATCAGCTCGAGCGTCGAGCCGGGGATCAGCCCGAGACTGGCGATCGGAAGCGCGATCTCGGCGATCTCCCCCACGCGACAGACCGCGCCTTCGATCGGATGCTCGACGGCGTCCGCACCGATCAGACGCAGCACCGCGTCGGTGTCGGGGCTGAGTTCGGCGATCTGAATGCGCAGCGGCCGCGGCTCGATCAATTCGAGTCGCAGAGCGATCACTTCGGCGCGGCGGCCGGCGGCGAAGTCGAGGCGCAGGTAGAGACGTTCCGAATCGAAGCCATAGTGGAGCGCGGTCGCGATGCCCGCCGCGCGATGCATCGAGCCGCCGCCCGCACCGACTCGAACGCATCCCGCGGCGTGCCACTCGTAGAAGTGGCTGCGACGCCCGTCGATCACCGGCGTGAGAGGACCGAGCGGCTTGAGGTGTGTGATCGGATCGGAGGCGGGACGCGCGATCGGCAATCCCAGCGTGGCCGGCTGGGGAAGTCCGGCCGACTCGTACACCGCTCGCAGATGCTCGCGGAACAGCTCGTCGAACACCGCCTTGTCGGCCGTGTAGTGGTCTTCTCCGAACCACCAGAACCAGTCGGAGCCCTCCGCTCGAAGCAGCGACTCCCACGCAGCAGGATGCGTTTCGAGCGTCCGTCCCGCGTCGACCAGCGCGCGGCGCGCGCGCGTCACCAGCTCCCAGGCGCGATTCTTCTCGGCGTGCCCGATCCAGATGTGAAAGTCGGCGTCGATCCAGGAACCGGTGTGGAGCGCCGGCAGGCGGGCGACCGAGCTTCGTTCGGCGAGGACTTCCGACGGCGTCACGGTGCGAATGTCGGTCGCGGCCTCGAGACCCTCGTACAGGGCGTCCAGAAACGGCGCTCCATCGAGCGCGTAGCCCTCCCAGCAGTTCTCGCCGTCGAGCATCACCGACACCAGCGGCAGCTCCTCACCGGCGTGCTCTGCGCCGAGCTGACGCACTCGTGCGATCAGATCGTTCGCAGCATCGCGCGGGTCCCAGCGCTGATAGACGAAGCCGATGCGATCCGACAGCTCGTGATCGCGAAAGAACAGAGCGATCGGGCCGGCCGCCGTCTCCCAGCGCCACGGTCGATAGAGTGCCGCGCGCTTGCGATCGCCTTCGGGCAGCGAGCGCCACAACACGCCCTCGTCGGTCGCGAGCCACGCCAGTCCCTGGCGGGCCGCGATCTCGGCGACCTCGGGACTCACGCTGCCCTCCGACGGCCACATGCCGCGTGGCCTTGCGCCGAAGG from Candidatus Eisenbacteria bacterium includes:
- a CDS encoding BlaI/MecI/CopY family transcriptional regulator, whose product is MKRLRDLSRREREIMDIVYGVGRATAAEVRDRMSDPPSYSAVRATLRILEDKQVLKHVEDGARYVYLPTVTRHRARQSAMQNLLETFFDGSPAGAVVALLEERAARMSEADLQRVEALIDRARREGR
- a CDS encoding glycoside hydrolase, whose amino-acid sequence is MSAGPAAVELLFLWHHHQPDYRRALDGRSRLPWVRLHATKDYLDMALRVGRHARLRVTFNLVPSLLDQLDDVAAGVPDELFERLARPVASLAGAERAEVVWRCRMLPPWAIESWSRLRELLEATRDLGAVDDARLLALECWFLIAWLDPMFHDESEVRGALATTRFDASHRDALLALHARLAARVIETYRRLGESGRVELSASPYYHPILPLLVDSRAALRARPDLVVPIDPFRAPEDAALQVSRAIERHTRAFGARPRGMWPSEGSVSPEVAEIAARQGLAWLATDEGVLWRSLPEGDRKRAALYRPWRWETAAGPIALFFRDHELSDRIGFVYQRWDPRDAANDLIARVRQLGAEHAGEELPLVSVMLDGENCWEGYALDGAPFLDALYEGLEAATDIRTVTPSEVLAERSSVARLPALHTGSWIDADFHIWIGHAEKNRAWELVTRARRALVDAGRTLETHPAAWESLLRAEGSDWFWWFGEDHYTADKAVFDELFREHLRAVYESAGLPQPATLGLPIARPASDPITHLKPLGPLTPVIDGRRSHFYEWHAAGCVRVGAGGGSMHRAAGIATALHYGFDSERLYLRLDFAAGRRAEVIALRLELIEPRPLRIQIAELSPDTDAVLRLIGADAVEHPIEGAVCRVGEIAEIALPIASLGLIPGSTLELMVEVIGSAGVIESVPGEDLVRIMFPEAPEEASHWST